From a region of the Acinetobacter larvae genome:
- a CDS encoding winged helix-turn-helix transcriptional regulator, whose amino-acid sequence MNRYAKSELLGQVLSSQCPSRMVLEHLTSKWSVLVLHCLMDGVQRFSELRKRIEGVSEKMLAQTLKTLEQDGFVLRTVYPEIPPKVEYQLTFLGAQAAEKLNYFIQWIEMNFPDVVAAQHASQSSLHSNLPSI is encoded by the coding sequence ATGAACCGTTATGCAAAAAGTGAATTGCTCGGACAAGTCTTGTCGAGTCAATGTCCATCCCGAATGGTTTTGGAGCATCTCACCAGTAAATGGTCGGTATTGGTTTTACATTGCCTGATGGATGGTGTACAGCGTTTTAGTGAATTGCGTAAACGCATAGAAGGGGTCAGCGAAAAAATGCTGGCACAAACCTTAAAAACATTAGAACAAGATGGTTTTGTCTTACGTACGGTTTATCCCGAAATTCCCCCCAAGGTTGAGTATCAACTGACCTTTTTAGGCGCGCAAGCTGCGGAAAAACTCAATTATTTTATCCAATGGATTGAGATGAATTTTCCAGATGTTGTTGCGGCACAACACGCCAGTCAGTCTTCATTACACAGTAATCTTCCAAGCATTTAG